A single region of the Spirochaetota bacterium genome encodes:
- a CDS encoding Ni/Fe hydrogenase subunit alpha, with the protein MARKITIEPVTRVEGHGKVTIQLDPQNNVLESRFHVVEFRGFERFVQGRPYWEAPVLVQRLCGICPVSHHLAAAKAMDVIVGVGPDGLTPTAEKMRRLMHYGQMFQSHALHFFHLVSPDLLFGVDADPTIRNVIGVALKFPDLAVQGVMMRKFGQEIIRATAGKKIHGTGAIPGGINKNLSIQERDEFLKGADPMNIKKMIEWSVAAVNLFKDYHKKNKDFIDNFAAFPSNHLSLVRKDGALDLYHGVLRAVDADGKKILNDVDYQDYLQYIGEEVRSWSYMKFPYLKSLGKKDGWYRVGPLARLNTAEFIPTPLAQKEFEEFKAYTKGKPNNMSMHMHWARLIELLHSAEVIEQLLNDPDLQGDKLVTKGKKVKEGVGLIEAPRGTLFHHYRINDNDQIEMANLIVSTTNNNEPMNRAVNWVAVNQISGKKEITEGMLNAVEVAIRAYDPCLSCATHALGKMPLEVTLVDSEGNVIDQKRKQ; encoded by the coding sequence ATGGCTAGAAAAATAACGATAGAACCTGTAACAAGGGTTGAAGGTCATGGTAAAGTGACCATTCAGCTTGATCCTCAAAACAATGTTCTTGAATCGCGATTCCATGTAGTAGAATTTAGAGGATTTGAACGTTTTGTTCAGGGCAGACCATATTGGGAAGCACCTGTTTTGGTGCAGCGTCTTTGTGGTATATGCCCTGTAAGCCATCATTTAGCAGCAGCTAAAGCGATGGATGTAATCGTTGGTGTTGGCCCAGATGGATTAACACCTACTGCAGAAAAAATGCGACGACTTATGCATTATGGGCAGATGTTCCAATCCCATGCATTACATTTCTTCCATTTGGTATCTCCAGATTTACTCTTTGGGGTTGATGCAGATCCAACAATACGCAATGTTATTGGTGTAGCATTGAAATTCCCTGATCTGGCAGTACAGGGTGTAATGATGAGAAAGTTTGGTCAGGAGATAATCAGGGCAACTGCTGGTAAAAAGATTCATGGTACTGGAGCAATTCCAGGTGGTATAAACAAAAACCTGAGTATTCAGGAACGAGATGAGTTTCTTAAAGGCGCTGACCCAATGAACATCAAAAAGATGATTGAATGGTCAGTGGCAGCAGTAAATCTCTTTAAAGATTATCATAAGAAGAATAAAGATTTCATTGATAACTTTGCAGCATTTCCGTCCAATCATTTGAGTTTAGTACGAAAAGACGGAGCGCTTGATCTTTATCATGGTGTATTACGTGCAGTTGATGCTGATGGTAAGAAAATATTAAATGATGTAGACTATCAGGACTATTTACAATACATAGGCGAGGAAGTACGTTCCTGGAGTTACATGAAGTTCCCATACCTTAAATCATTAGGCAAAAAAGATGGATGGTACAGGGTAGGGCCACTTGCTCGACTGAATACTGCTGAATTTATACCTACACCACTTGCTCAAAAAGAATTTGAAGAATTTAAAGCTTATACAAAAGGCAAGCCAAATAATATGTCAATGCACATGCATTGGGCACGGCTCATTGAGTTGTTGCATTCAGCAGAGGTAATTGAACAGCTCCTTAATGATCCTGACCTTCAGGGTGATAAACTAGTAACCAAAGGTAAGAAGGTTAAAGAAGGTGTTGGACTGATTGAAGCTCCACGAGGTACCTTATTCCATCACTATCGCATCAATGATAATGACCAGATTGAGATGGCAAACCTCATTGTCTCAACCACAAATAACAATGAGCCAATGAACAGGGCAGTAAACTGGGTAGCGGTGAATCAAATTAGCGGCAAGAAAGAGATTACCGAAGGCATGCTCAATGCTGTTGAAGTAGCCATACGAGCGTATGACCCATGCTTAAGCTGTGCAACGCATGCATTGGGCAAAATGCCTTTAGAAGTAACATTGGTTGATTCAGAGGGTAATGTCATAGATCAAAAAAGGAAGCAATAA
- a CDS encoding hydrogenase maturation protease codes for MLKNVKCLLYGYGNPGRQDDGLGIELAMLVENDHLLHQYVDVDYNYQLNIEDALTISEYDMVIFADAALNIDKPFELNRIQPAHTITFTTHELSAESILALCHDLYDKKPESYMLAIRGYEWEMGLPMTDMAKRNLNDAYKFVSEFIVNHFARYQVGKGI; via the coding sequence ATGTTGAAAAATGTTAAGTGCTTGTTATATGGTTATGGCAATCCCGGCAGGCAGGATGATGGGCTGGGCATTGAGCTTGCAATGCTTGTTGAAAATGATCATTTGTTACATCAGTATGTAGATGTAGATTATAACTATCAGCTCAATATTGAAGATGCCTTAACCATTTCAGAATATGATATGGTAATATTTGCTGATGCAGCACTTAACATTGATAAACCATTTGAATTAAATAGGATTCAGCCGGCACATACAATTACATTTACTACTCATGAGCTGTCGGCTGAATCTATACTTGCGCTTTGCCATGATTTGTATGATAAAAAGCCTGAGAGCTATATGCTGGCTATTAGGGGCTATGAGTGGGAAATGGGATTACCAATGACAGATATGGCAAAACGTAATTTAAATGATGCATACAAATTTGTATCAGAATTTATTGTAAACCACTTTGCTCGTTACCAAGTGGGCAAGGGGATTTAA
- a CDS encoding response regulator produces MANKKVILVIDDDPDILDSIKAILSANGFDVVTAMSGKEGIDAVTASKPDLILCDMMMERIDAGTKVAQEIKKSNPAIPIYLLSSIGTATATNVEIDKLGFNGVFQKPVNPDNLVSTIKKALNI; encoded by the coding sequence ATGGCAAACAAGAAAGTTATTTTAGTAATTGACGATGATCCGGATATTTTAGATTCTATTAAAGCTATTCTCTCTGCAAATGGGTTTGACGTTGTGACCGCAATGAGCGGAAAAGAAGGTATTGATGCGGTTACAGCAAGTAAACCAGACCTCATTTTGTGTGACATGATGATGGAAAGAATAGATGCTGGGACTAAGGTTGCACAGGAAATTAAGAAAAGCAATCCAGCTATACCAATTTATCTTTTAAGCAGTATTGGCACTGCAACGGCAACCAATGTTGAAATTGATAAATTAGGGTTTAATGGGGTTTTCCAGAAACCGGTTAACCCTGATAACCTTGTATCAACAATAAAGAAGGCGCTTAATATTTAA
- a CDS encoding phosphoglycerate kinase: protein MAIKYLDQINVSNKKVLIRADFNVPYDKNMNITDDTRITSTLPTIEYCLKQNATVILVSHLGRPKGKPVPEMSLKPVAKRLSELLKKDVIFIDKPITQGIQDDINKLKPGDVALLENIRFYPEEEKNDENFGKLLGSLADVYVNDAFATAHRGHASNEAITRYVKECVAGFLMKDELEYFKKALVQPEKPVTAIIGGVKISTKIDVLKNIIPKVDNLLIGGGMSYTFLKALGYKIGKSVVEDDQLNTAKEIIEMAKKHNVNLVLPEDIVVANSFDSPEGKEVVPITNIPDNKEGVDIGPATRKKFSDIIKQSKTVIWNGPLGAFETKEFADGTNEIAKVVGESGCTSVIGGGDTGAAINASGYANKMSYISTAGGAFLELMEGKTLPAVKALDK, encoded by the coding sequence ATGGCTATAAAATATCTTGATCAAATTAATGTCAGCAATAAAAAAGTATTAATACGGGCTGATTTTAATGTTCCGTATGATAAAAACATGAATATTACTGACGATACCAGAATCACTTCAACCCTGCCAACTATTGAATATTGCTTAAAACAAAATGCAACTGTGATTTTAGTATCGCATTTGGGTAGGCCAAAAGGGAAACCCGTTCCTGAGATGTCGTTAAAACCAGTTGCAAAACGGCTTTCAGAATTACTGAAAAAAGACGTAATCTTTATTGATAAACCTATAACTCAGGGCATTCAGGATGATATAAACAAATTAAAGCCGGGTGATGTTGCACTTCTTGAAAATATACGGTTTTATCCAGAAGAAGAAAAAAATGATGAAAATTTTGGTAAACTACTTGGCTCACTTGCTGATGTATATGTAAATGATGCATTTGCTACAGCACATCGGGGCCATGCGTCAAATGAAGCTATAACACGTTATGTAAAAGAATGTGTGGCAGGATTTTTGATGAAGGATGAGCTTGAATATTTTAAAAAGGCATTGGTGCAACCAGAAAAACCTGTTACTGCAATCATAGGTGGTGTTAAAATTTCTACAAAAATAGATGTACTTAAAAATATTATTCCAAAAGTTGATAACCTTCTTATAGGCGGCGGCATGTCATACACATTTTTAAAAGCACTTGGTTATAAAATTGGCAAATCAGTTGTTGAAGATGACCAGCTCAATACTGCAAAAGAAATTATTGAAATGGCCAAAAAGCACAATGTAAACTTGGTGCTGCCTGAGGATATAGTAGTTGCCAATTCATTTGATAGTCCAGAAGGCAAAGAAGTTGTTCCAATCACAAATATTCCTGATAATAAAGAAGGCGTTGATATTGGCCCAGCTACACGCAAAAAATTTTCAGATATAATAAAACAGTCTAAAACTGTTATATGGAATGGCCCATTAGGTGCATTTGAAACCAAAGAGTTTGCTGATGGCACAAATGAAATCGCCAAGGTTGTTGGTGAATCTGGATGTACCAGCGTTATTGGTGGTGGTGACACAGGTGCTGCCATTAATGCTTCTGGATATGCTAATAAAATGTCTTATATATCTACAGCAGGTGGTGCTTTCCTGGAGCTTATGGAAGGTAAAACTTTACCAGCAGTTAAAGCATTGGATAAATAA
- the tatC gene encoding twin-arginine translocase subunit TatC: protein MAKKQKVDNNKKKKSTKREKDNIKHSSKIKPESGSSQSRIKKEQLPAEDIHLKKTESSKNQGKQEKNLLEALIKEADVNVNNNSAEEVEIDPEALRRGDKPMNIVEHLDEFRSRLLIVLVTVIALTVLGFYFSDILLNAINKPFLESGYKLNIFNLVEGFVLRIKASFVTGLLIGLPLLVYHLWQYIKPAIDIDNRKFAVNSIVAAIILFYIGLGATYFYLLPLSIKVLLSFTPPDMENMINASKYFNFAILFAVAIGITFEMPIIIMILTRIGIVSPAFLISKRKYAIVLIWIFAAVITPTTDPLTLTLVAIPLMLLYELSIVISKFIVIRKKRKELSQ, encoded by the coding sequence TTGGCTAAAAAACAAAAGGTAGATAACAACAAGAAGAAAAAAAGTACAAAAAGGGAAAAAGATAACATTAAACATAGTTCAAAAATTAAACCTGAAAGTGGCAGTTCTCAAAGCAGAATTAAAAAGGAACAATTACCTGCTGAGGATATACATTTAAAAAAAACTGAAAGTAGCAAAAACCAAGGAAAACAAGAAAAAAATCTTTTAGAAGCATTAATAAAAGAAGCAGACGTAAATGTGAACAATAATTCTGCCGAAGAAGTTGAAATAGATCCTGAAGCACTTCGCCGTGGTGATAAACCTATGAATATAGTTGAACATTTAGATGAATTCCGATCAAGGCTCTTAATAGTACTTGTTACTGTAATAGCTCTTACTGTATTGGGATTCTATTTTTCTGATATTTTACTTAACGCAATCAATAAGCCTTTTTTGGAATCAGGGTACAAACTCAATATATTTAATCTTGTAGAAGGTTTTGTACTGAGGATTAAAGCTTCATTTGTAACGGGACTTCTCATTGGCCTTCCACTACTTGTGTATCACCTGTGGCAATATATTAAACCTGCAATTGATATCGATAACAGAAAATTTGCTGTAAATTCAATTGTTGCTGCCATTATACTGTTTTACATAGGTCTTGGAGCAACATATTTTTACCTGCTTCCTCTTTCAATAAAAGTATTACTTAGTTTTACTCCTCCTGATATGGAGAATATGATAAATGCTTCAAAATATTTTAACTTTGCAATTTTATTTGCCGTAGCTATCGGAATAACTTTTGAAATGCCAATTATTATCATGATATTGACACGTATTGGCATTGTATCTCCAGCATTTTTAATAAGCAAAAGGAAATATGCGATAGTTCTGATTTGGATATTTGCAGCAGTGATAACTCCAACAACTGATCCTCTGACTCTAACTCTTGTTGCTATCCCATTAATGCTCTTATATGAGCTATCGATAGTAATTTCTAAATTTATAGTTATACGCAAAAAGCGTAAGGAACTATCTCAATAA
- a CDS encoding PAS domain S-box protein, which yields MNNYRYLDAIKIPIIICNNDGAIKYINQSCLIDEIIPDYILADYKKYTIYDIFLLNKEQRGEIEKVFHHVIHENKVILDLYELIITKIKKNHIIVQIFQNKSAVLQNGVKTEHIEQKADHEISPFFSAYDLLDDLIHITDKNGKIIYANTAIKKLYGDIKGQYCYQVFGFCEDYCPDCKLSLVLDGNTIRYEVKLKKNNQYYDVINSPFVDFDGNIYKISIMRNLEEIVEKQNTLVLFQNAINRSRNLVCFTSQDGQILYANDTFIKYFGETYKKENNILKLLNYSKDDLFMTEDHKEIKIKIINDELYFKVFVYPIQSLNNETVFVFIASDITDLKNLEKKIDIEKNYFKSIIDNTIDGFFVIDKDQNIIDCNPSFYKMFNISTDSLGTLKLSDLFDPFYKREFDKKINYLKKSRVSQITEVSRSNKEFHNYIISLNYLSISGNDNEHYYGFVKDITDITRLHKIIENERNYNRRIIETVKLGFVVINEYGAIIDYNNAFLQLIGRLGKNVKGEMFSLYITPLDKEIFDDATISSQEMLLDFEAIVHSADNEDKNVIVSMSKLYDILGNYLGHFAFIRDITHQKKIENEIIQQSKQVIELINSLTQFTINIVRIDDVENLISQIYLFINTILSPDYIEILVNTNNIYYSHIYKNNEYMVKNTEISYKTSFVIQKLSKNKSILTITNPDVELNDEDQLLFNNILGFQNIIFIPIFVVKDLKIVIIVAFNKKIEAINNVVVTVLTGVANLIAIAYEKITSLSEQVKMKEALDRYEKLVAIGRIIAGVAHEINNPLSIMQLDIAELDQKLGEGDYDQEIKDIIKSLLEEIQRISNIVKQLKDYAKPAALNDDIIHLNEIFRMYPLKILSKNIQKKGIPININIPKQKIFVKMPLTRLIQVVMNILTNAEDAVVEKGEGSITIDISTELRDSKQFARLTIKDTGIGIHDENKHLLFEPFFTTKSKEGTGLGLSISYSIVKSYNGEIEINSKRGLGTEVIILLPMYQKS from the coding sequence ATGAATAATTATAGATATCTTGATGCGATTAAAATTCCAATTATCATTTGTAACAATGATGGAGCAATCAAATATATCAATCAATCATGTTTAATAGATGAGATAATACCTGATTATATATTAGCGGATTACAAAAAATATACCATATACGATATTTTTTTGTTAAATAAAGAACAAAGGGGAGAAATAGAAAAGGTTTTTCATCACGTTATCCATGAAAACAAAGTTATTTTAGATTTATATGAATTAATTATTACTAAAATAAAAAAAAATCATATAATAGTACAGATATTTCAAAACAAAAGCGCTGTTTTACAGAATGGTGTTAAAACAGAACATATAGAGCAAAAAGCCGATCATGAAATTAGCCCATTTTTTTCAGCGTATGATCTACTTGATGATTTGATACACATTACAGACAAAAATGGCAAGATTATATATGCAAATACGGCAATAAAGAAATTATATGGAGATATAAAAGGACAATATTGTTATCAAGTTTTTGGTTTTTGTGAAGATTATTGTCCTGATTGTAAATTATCCTTAGTATTAGATGGCAATACCATACGATATGAAGTAAAGTTGAAAAAAAATAATCAATATTATGATGTAATCAATTCCCCATTCGTGGATTTTGATGGCAATATATATAAAATATCTATCATGAGGAATCTTGAAGAAATTGTTGAGAAACAAAATACACTGGTGTTATTTCAAAATGCTATTAACAGATCACGCAATTTAGTATGTTTTACCAGTCAGGACGGACAAATATTATATGCCAATGATACATTTATTAAATATTTTGGTGAGACATATAAAAAAGAAAATAATATTTTAAAATTATTGAATTATTCAAAAGATGATTTGTTTATGACAGAGGATCATAAAGAAATAAAAATCAAAATTATCAATGATGAACTATATTTCAAAGTATTCGTTTATCCTATTCAATCCTTAAATAATGAAACTGTATTTGTTTTTATAGCTAGTGATATTACAGATCTTAAAAATTTAGAAAAGAAAATTGATATAGAAAAAAACTATTTTAAAAGCATCATTGATAATACAATTGATGGATTTTTTGTCATTGATAAAGATCAAAATATTATAGATTGCAACCCTTCATTTTATAAGATGTTTAATATATCTACTGATAGCTTGGGTACATTAAAGCTTTCCGATCTCTTTGACCCTTTTTATAAAAGAGAATTTGATAAAAAAATTAATTATCTTAAAAAATCACGAGTTTCACAAATCACTGAAGTAAGCCGATCAAATAAAGAATTCCATAATTATATAATAAGCCTTAACTATTTATCAATATCAGGTAATGATAACGAACACTATTATGGTTTTGTTAAAGACATAACGGACATAACACGTTTGCATAAGATTATTGAAAATGAAAGAAACTATAACAGAAGAATAATTGAAACCGTTAAATTGGGTTTTGTAGTTATAAATGAATATGGTGCAATCATTGATTATAATAATGCTTTTTTGCAATTAATTGGTCGTTTGGGCAAGAATGTCAAAGGTGAGATGTTCAGCTTGTATATTACGCCACTAGATAAAGAAATTTTTGATGATGCAACGATTTCTTCCCAAGAGATGCTTCTTGATTTTGAAGCTATAGTTCATTCAGCAGACAATGAGGATAAAAATGTAATTGTATCCATGTCAAAGTTATATGACATTTTGGGTAATTACTTAGGACATTTTGCTTTCATACGCGATATTACACATCAAAAAAAAATTGAAAATGAAATTATACAACAATCCAAGCAGGTTATTGAATTGATTAATTCATTAACGCAATTTACAATAAATATTGTACGTATTGATGATGTTGAAAATCTTATATCACAAATATATTTATTTATTAATACAATACTGAGTCCTGATTATATTGAAATTCTAGTGAATACCAATAATATATATTACAGCCATATATATAAAAATAATGAGTATATGGTTAAAAATACTGAAATAAGTTATAAAACTTCTTTTGTTATACAAAAGTTATCAAAGAATAAATCAATCCTTACAATAACTAATCCAGATGTTGAACTCAACGATGAGGATCAATTATTGTTCAACAATATACTAGGATTCCAAAATATTATTTTCATACCTATCTTTGTTGTAAAAGATCTTAAAATAGTAATAATAGTCGCTTTCAATAAAAAAATTGAGGCAATAAATAACGTTGTTGTTACAGTATTAACTGGAGTTGCTAATTTAATTGCTATTGCATATGAAAAAATTACTTCACTCTCAGAGCAAGTAAAAATGAAGGAAGCACTTGATAGATATGAAAAGTTAGTTGCAATTGGAAGAATAATAGCAGGAGTTGCCCATGAAATCAATAATCCTTTATCAATTATGCAATTGGATATAGCTGAGTTAGATCAAAAGCTTGGGGAAGGAGATTACGATCAGGAAATAAAAGATATCATCAAATCACTTTTGGAGGAAATTCAGCGTATTAGTAATATTGTTAAGCAACTTAAAGATTATGCTAAACCTGCAGCATTGAATGATGATATTATACATCTCAATGAAATTTTCAGAATGTATCCATTAAAAATATTATCTAAAAATATTCAAAAGAAGGGTATACCAATAAATATAAACATTCCTAAACAAAAAATATTTGTTAAGATGCCACTTACAAGATTAATTCAGGTTGTTATGAATATTTTAACTAATGCTGAAGATGCTGTAGTTGAAAAAGGTGAGGGAAGCATAACTATTGATATATCAACTGAACTTAGAGACAGTAAACAATTTGCACGGTTAACCATCAAAGATACTGGAATAGGTATTCATGATGAAAATAAACATTTATTATTTGAACCATTTTTTACTACCAAATCAAAGGAAGGTACAGGTTTGGGTTTGTCAATATCCTATTCAATAGTAAAAAGCTATAATGGTGAGATAGAGATAAATAGTAAAAGAGGATTAGGTACTGAAGTTATAATATTATTGCCAATGTATCAAAAAAGTTAA
- a CDS encoding long-chain fatty acid--CoA ligase: MIQYTESSMPAIFQRQVKQLGDKGCVAYKKDGVYVDVSWNEMDQLIRNFAYYLLSLGIKKGAKIALFSPNRYEWFVADMAILSIGAVNVPIYATNSSEEAYYIIDNSDSVCCIVGTEDHLNRVLKVKKRLPKLKQIIIFDELKKIKPGVITLSQAIEKGKTYKNKKEFDNRIKSIKKTDLATIIYTSGTTGNPKGVMLTHGNFVANVNQILYDFSDYVTYNDVCLSFLPLSHSLERTAGYYLAIAGGAKIAYAEDFSTVPQNLAEVRPNFIVSVPRLYEKIHAGILARAADVKGIKKALFNWSLYVAKRNTPYVCQDKKPKGLLGLQVRLADKLIWSKLKAALGFDRIRIAVSGGGPLAVSDAEFFLGMGIVILEGFGLTETTPVTNVNRPGMIQPGSVGPALKDTIIKIADDGEILIKGPQVMKGYYKNPKATKEVFTKDGFFKTGDIGVIDEKGRLYITGRIKDIIVTAGGKNISPQNIENSLKESKYIEQVAVIGDRRKYLSALVIPAFEELGKWAKKQGIQFSNNKELIENEKVIELISNEIQRYTKQFSRVEQIRKFKLLDAEWSQASGELTPTLKVKRRVIEEKYAKEIESMYPKDAE, translated from the coding sequence ATGATTCAATATACAGAATCGTCGATGCCCGCAATATTTCAAAGACAGGTTAAACAATTAGGTGATAAAGGGTGTGTAGCATACAAGAAAGATGGAGTATACGTTGATGTATCCTGGAATGAAATGGACCAACTTATACGTAATTTTGCCTATTACCTTTTATCCCTGGGCATAAAGAAAGGTGCTAAGATAGCCCTTTTTTCGCCCAATCGATATGAGTGGTTTGTAGCAGATATGGCAATATTATCAATTGGTGCAGTAAATGTACCAATATATGCAACCAACTCATCTGAAGAAGCATATTATATTATTGATAATTCAGATAGCGTTTGTTGTATTGTTGGCACTGAAGACCATTTAAATAGAGTTTTAAAAGTAAAAAAAAGATTACCCAAGCTAAAACAGATTATTATATTTGACGAATTAAAAAAAATAAAACCGGGTGTTATTACCCTTTCTCAGGCAATTGAAAAAGGGAAAACCTATAAAAACAAAAAAGAATTTGATAACAGAATTAAATCTATTAAAAAAACTGACTTGGCTACTATTATTTATACTTCAGGCACTACAGGAAATCCCAAAGGTGTTATGCTTACTCATGGCAATTTTGTAGCTAATGTAAATCAGATTTTATATGATTTCAGTGATTATGTAACATATAATGATGTATGCCTTTCATTTTTACCATTATCACATTCATTAGAAAGAACTGCGGGCTATTATCTTGCTATTGCTGGAGGTGCTAAAATTGCCTATGCTGAAGATTTTTCTACTGTACCACAAAATTTAGCAGAAGTACGGCCTAATTTCATAGTGAGTGTACCTCGGTTATATGAAAAAATTCATGCTGGGATTCTTGCTAGAGCCGCTGACGTTAAAGGAATAAAGAAAGCTTTGTTCAACTGGTCATTATATGTTGCAAAGCGAAATACTCCGTATGTTTGTCAGGATAAAAAGCCAAAAGGGCTTCTTGGCTTACAGGTTCGTTTAGCGGATAAACTCATTTGGTCCAAATTAAAAGCAGCTTTGGGTTTTGATAGAATACGAATTGCTGTATCAGGCGGAGGACCACTAGCGGTATCGGATGCTGAATTTTTCCTTGGTATGGGTATTGTAATACTTGAAGGTTTTGGTCTTACCGAAACAACTCCAGTGACCAATGTAAATAGGCCAGGTATGATACAACCCGGTTCAGTAGGCCCAGCATTAAAAGATACTATTATTAAAATTGCAGATGATGGTGAAATTTTAATAAAAGGGCCACAGGTGATGAAAGGGTATTATAAAAACCCCAAAGCAACAAAGGAAGTATTTACTAAAGATGGCTTTTTCAAAACAGGTGATATAGGAGTAATTGATGAAAAAGGCAGATTATATATTACTGGCAGAATAAAGGATATCATCGTTACAGCAGGTGGTAAAAACATCTCACCTCAAAATATTGAAAACAGTCTGAAAGAATCAAAATATATAGAGCAGGTGGCAGTTATCGGCGATAGAAGAAAATATCTATCAGCTCTTGTTATCCCAGCCTTTGAGGAACTTGGTAAATGGGCTAAGAAGCAAGGGATACAGTTTTCAAATAACAAGGAATTGATCGAAAATGAAAAGGTTATTGAGTTAATCTCCAATGAGATTCAGCGGTATACAAAACAATTTTCACGTGTTGAACAAATTAGGAAGTTTAAACTATTAGATGCTGAATGGAGTCAAGCAAGTGGTGAGCTTACTCCAACATTAAAAGTAAAACGGCGTGTTATTGAAGAAAAATATGCAAAAGAGATAGAATCAATGTATCCCAAGGATGCGGAATAA
- the ahcY gene encoding adenosylhomocysteinase — MIQPLRKDTTTILEYDAKLPYKVKDISLAELGRKELELAENEMPGLMALRQKYGSQKPLKGLRISGSLHMTIQTAMLIETLHHLGADIRWASCNIFSTQDHAAAAIAKAGTAAVFAWKGETLEEYWWCTEQALIWPDGSGPDLIVDDGGDATLFVHLGVKAEKDPSILEQTYDSKDMQCLIDRLRLSYATNPKRWTTIASKIRGVSEETTTGVHRLYQLEKSGELLFPAINVNDSVTKSKFDNLYGCRESLADGIKRATGIMVAGKVVVVCGYGDVGKGCAQSMRGFGARVIVTEIDPICALQAVMEGYEVKTLEDVVEIGDIFVTATGCCDVIRGEHMERMKDEAIVCNIGHFDSEIEMSYLENNKKCKRINIKPQVDKWILESGRSIIVLSEGRLVNLGNANGHPSFVMSTSFTNQTLAQIELATKKLEKKVYTLPKKLDEEVARLHLGRLGVKLTRLTEKQAAYLGVDVDGPYKPDHYRY, encoded by the coding sequence ATGATTCAGCCTTTACGAAAAGATACTACTACTATTTTAGAATATGATGCAAAACTTCCTTATAAGGTTAAAGATATTTCTTTGGCAGAATTAGGCAGGAAAGAATTGGAATTAGCCGAAAACGAAATGCCAGGACTTATGGCATTGCGCCAGAAATACGGCAGCCAGAAACCTTTAAAAGGTTTACGCATAAGCGGAAGTCTTCACATGACTATTCAGACAGCAATGTTGATTGAAACCCTTCACCATTTAGGTGCTGATATTCGCTGGGCATCCTGCAATATATTTTCCACTCAGGACCATGCTGCTGCTGCTATAGCAAAAGCAGGTACAGCTGCAGTCTTTGCATGGAAAGGCGAAACACTTGAAGAATACTGGTGGTGTACCGAGCAGGCATTAATATGGCCTGATGGTTCAGGTCCTGATCTGATTGTTGATGATGGTGGCGATGCAACATTATTTGTACATTTAGGAGTAAAAGCCGAAAAAGACCCTTCAATACTTGAACAAACGTATGATAGTAAGGATATGCAGTGCCTTATAGACAGATTACGGTTATCCTACGCTACGAACCCAAAACGATGGACTACTATAGCCTCAAAAATCAGAGGCGTCTCCGAAGAAACTACCACGGGAGTTCATCGTTTGTATCAGCTTGAAAAATCAGGGGAACTATTATTCCCTGCCATAAATGTCAATGATTCAGTAACCAAGTCTAAATTTGATAATTTATACGGATGCCGTGAATCTTTAGCTGATGGGATCAAACGAGCTACAGGAATAATGGTTGCTGGTAAAGTTGTCGTGGTATGTGGATACGGTGATGTTGGTAAAGGTTGTGCCCAATCTATGCGTGGGTTTGGAGCACGGGTGATAGTTACTGAAATTGATCCCATCTGTGCTTTACAGGCTGTTATGGAGGGGTATGAAGTAAAAACCCTTGAAGACGTTGTTGAAATTGGTGATATTTTTGTAACTGCAACCGGTTGTTGTGATGTTATACGTGGTGAACATATGGAACGCATGAAAGATGAAGCGATAGTATGCAACATTGGCCATTTTGACAGCGAAATTGAAATGAGCTATCTTGAAAATAATAAAAAGTGCAAACGAATTAATATTAAACCTCAGGTTGACAAATGGATTCTAGAATCAGGCAGATCAATAATTGTTCTTTCAGAAGGTCGACTGGTTAACCTTGGGAATGCAAATGGTCATCCAAGTTTTGTGATGAGTACCAGTTTTACTAATCAAACCTTAGCACAAATTGAACTTGCAACAAAGAAATTGGAAAAGAAAGTTTATACATTACCAAAGAAATTAGATGAGGAAGTTGCACGATTACACCTTGGCAGATTGGGCGTGAAATTAACTCGATTAACAGAAAAACAAGCTGCCTATCTAGGCGTAGATGTTGATGGACCATACAAACCAGATCATTACAGGTATTAA